TTTGAGCAATCATGCGAACTGTGTTAATCACCAAATGAAATTTGGAAACTTACAAGAACGATCATTATTCACTAGATAAATTATATTGCATATGCTCGCCCCTAATTGAACTCTAAAGTTCTTTCATCAATCTTCCTTTTCAAGCAACGCAGACTTCCGCAATGCAGAAATTCAGCTCTTtgagaacataaaaataataataaaatcaagCTCTAACTTGAACTTGCTTGCGTTTATCATTCTCAAGAACCACAGCAAGTCCTTCTCTTCCACCAACTTCCACACCTCTAGCACCATCACTATCCTGATAAGCAGGATTAGCTGTCAAAACCCGTGCCTCTGAATTCTTAGCAATCTCCAAAACCTCCGGCAATCCATTAATACACCCCTTTGACATACCCACGTCAATCCTAATCGCCTTGCCCTCACAAGCACCATTAATCCCTTTCCATTGAATGGTATGCCCCATGATCATCCTCTTCACTCCAGGAATCGTTGAAAGAACATGCTCAAGTGCTTCACAGTCACAACTCTCCGCTAGCTCATGCGAAAACTTCCTCAACCATACGACAGAGTTGCTACCTCTCCCAATATCTCTCCACAAATCTCCTCTGACCCCATTAATCCAATCTCTAACTTCCTTATTAATCCTCTCTAATCCATAATTCACATGGCTTGCTAACAAACCCCCGTGAACAAACACATTCTCTCCCATCACCAGAACTGTCACATTATTCGCAAAAAATCGGGTGCTCAATGGCCCATTTGGCTGTAATGCTGCGATTCTAGCCCTAAATCCTTCATGAAACTCCCTCCTAATACCTTTAAATTCAATGGGAACACCACAAAATGGATTACTCGGCAAATCCACAATTCCAGAACATAATGCTTTCATTGAATTACCAATATTGTACCAAAAGGCCCAATTTGAAAATTCTTTCAAAGAATCAGCCGTAATAAATCTGAAATCACGATCAATGTTCATTATCTCGTGATTCCCATTCATGGTGATGATCTTCCCACCAGATTTATCTGCTTGTCGTTTCAATCTCTCAAGAAAGTAAAGGATCTTTATTTCATCGCTTCCACGATCTAGGACATCACCGATTTGCACAACAGTAGAGGAGCCACCAGACCAATTTCCTGTGGCGTCAATCAGTCCAGCAAGGAGGAGAGATTGCTTGCATTTTTCAAAATCCCCATGAATATCACCAACAGCAATGAGGTGGTCCGGTGAAGGGTGGAAGGTGTGCAATGACGCATTGGGGTCAGGGTTTGAAGGGGGTGGAGGAAGAAAGAGGCCACTAACGGAGAAGTCAACAAAGGTGTCAACAAAGGAGGAAAAAAGGCTTTGGAGGTTTTTACAGGTTAACGCGTCACTATCCCCTGCCATTGTCGTTTTCTATGATGATTGATCTGAAAAAAAAGGGTAAATGATGAGGTTTAGGGTTTTCGTTTCGCAATCACATAAACTTATCATTAAGCATATCAATCTAAGCTTAAGTAATCACTACTTGCATCAAATTAAGGTTAACTAAACAAACTGGGAAAGTTGTGATGACAAGCAGTAAATGTATATTAAATATTTAGTCAAGAAAAGATTATAGTTGTGGCCCAACAATAACAAATTATTGTATAAGCTGATCAAAATTTAAAAGGTAGAAATTCCCTTATTTGGTAGATTTACACATATAACTGTATAAAAGAAACATCGATACTATTTTCTTTATTTCGGTGTGTAAACAGGATCATATGTGCAAATATATGATACAAGTGTGTTTACTTGTTGGATTTCTTTAGTTTTCCATAATAAGGCCCGTCCTTACAAAGAAAACCTGCCCATTAGGGTGTTCCATAGGTCACATTTTGAAGGAAGAACTATGGGACAACAATAAAAGACAGTTGGTAATAGGGAGCTATCCACAAACGCAGAAATATTTTCCCACACTCTTCTTCAACAAACCAAACATCTTTACATTTACACGTCACTGTGGCTTCCTCGAAGCATTGTGTTTTTATTGCCAAAAGGTGATCAACCAGCCACTTCTCTAATGTGAGCATGCTCAACCCATTCTTTGATCACCTATGAGAGTAATTTAGCTTTTGGCCTCCAACTTTAagagatcgaaatcatgtggatTTGTAATTCTGAAGTAGTGTAGCGTAACTATAACACACGTTCATACATACATCTTTGAGGCTACAACCTCAACTTTGCCCACAATAATATAGTATCACACGTTCATACATACATCTTTGAGGCTACTACTAAATTCTTAACTCCTAAGAGTCATTCAGGCATATTTCGAAAGAACTCAAGCTTTTATACGGCGTAGCAACTAGCAATCACCCAGAACAAACAACCCACGTTAAGCATTATAAGCAATTCCCTCAACAACAAAATCTCTTAAAATCCAAAACTAAAACCAGCAAGTGGTTCTCCCCTAATACCCATTTAATAACAACTCTAATTTGTCATCTGATAAGTATAAAATTAAGGCAACTCAAAACTAGTCCTGTCCCTGAGCCATGGCAAGAGGGGCGTCCGCCTTCAGATCAGGAGAAAAGGCCCATTTTTCTATCCTAACATAAAAAGGTTATGAACAAAAGCCTGTGAAATTAGGCAAAATGGTTGAAGTGGTCCAATGGTACTGAGGCCTTGTTAATCATCAAACTTCTTAAGGCATCAGGGTTCCGACCTAACCTAATGGCTAATACACTATCTTCTCATGAacaaaaccaccaccacctacaTTCCCTCAAGCTCCATAATTCATTTTTCTTTTAAGTGCACAAATTCTTACAATCAAACTCATAGATTATACTACTATTTCAATCAAACTAAACATTATTATGCCTTAAATTATTGCTTTTTTTCTACTTTGCTCCCTCTTTGCGAAAAACAAATCAACCCCCTAATCATAATCAAAAACAGATTGAGAAACGGATACCATGATTTTCAAGTACAATTATGAACTGGGTATAGAGGAACTAGACACGACAACgccaaaacaaagcaaaaaaacGCAACAGAATATATTTAACAGCAACATTTCATCATTTGAAACATCATATCAGGCAAAATACATCTTCCCCACATGAGATTAAACACTTTTTGGATCTTtataaatcccaaaaaatcaacaaaattcgaGTTCGTACCAAGAAGATGAAAACGTTGATTGACTTGATCGCTAGTGTGAATGTAATGGGCTTgaagaaagaagagagagaatgaaAGGAAGAAGACGAGTATTGAG
This genomic stretch from Spinacia oleracea cultivar Varoflay chromosome 3, BTI_SOV_V1, whole genome shotgun sequence harbors:
- the LOC110783150 gene encoding shewanella-like protein phosphatase 2 — its product is MAGDSDALTCKNLQSLFSSFVDTFVDFSVSGLFLPPPPSNPDPNASLHTFHPSPDHLIAVGDIHGDFEKCKQSLLLAGLIDATGNWSGGSSTVVQIGDVLDRGSDEIKILYFLERLKRQADKSGGKIITMNGNHEIMNIDRDFRFITADSLKEFSNWAFWYNIGNSMKALCSGIVDLPSNPFCGVPIEFKGIRREFHEGFRARIAALQPNGPLSTRFFANNVTVLVMGENVFVHGGLLASHVNYGLERINKEVRDWINGVRGDLWRDIGRGSNSVVWLRKFSHELAESCDCEALEHVLSTIPGVKRMIMGHTIQWKGINGACEGKAIRIDVGMSKGCINGLPEVLEIAKNSEARVLTANPAYQDSDGARGVEVGGREGLAVVLENDKRKQVQVRA